The following proteins are co-located in the candidate division TA06 bacterium genome:
- a CDS encoding clan AA aspartic protease — MGLVNATIILRNPKEDEIKEMEVEALVDSGALHLCIPEKVAIQLNLKELCKRDVTTADGKEHLCSYVGPIEVKFENRGCFTGALILGDEILLGAVPMEDMDVLISPTQKKLIVNPKSPNIASSIAKGLKKLKTSNKSMKLTA; from the coding sequence ATGGGTTTAGTGAATGCTACAATTATTTTAAGAAATCCGAAAGAAGATGAAATTAAAGAAATGGAGGTTGAAGCGTTAGTAGATTCAGGAGCATTGCATCTTTGCATTCCAGAGAAAGTTGCTATTCAATTGAATTTGAAAGAATTATGTAAAAGAGATGTTACTACTGCGGATGGGAAGGAACATTTATGCTCCTATGTTGGTCCTATTGAAGTAAAATTTGAGAATAGAGGTTGTTTTACCGGAGCGCTTATATTGGGAGACGAAATTTTACTTGGCGCAGTTCCAATGGAAGATATGGATGTTTTAATTTCTCCGACGCAGAAAAAACTAATTGTTAATCCCAAAAGTCCGAATATTGCATCTTCAATAGCAAAAGGATTAAAGAAATTAAAAACATCTAATAAGTCAATGAAGCTGACCGCTTAA